GCGGGTGTAGAGACGGAAGATGGACATGCGGGCGAAGGACTCGGCGAAGATGGAGCCTATATTCTAAGCAGCAATCGCCCGCGAGATACAGCGGAAGCTTTCGGTTTTGCTCAGTTGATCAGCCGCCCCGCCACCGGCGGCAGGAATTGGTCGTCGAAGATCTCGCCCGCTGCCGGACGTTTCCGGAATTTGAACTCCTGCGCGATCTGCCCGATCGACCGCTCGAATCGCGCCCGGTCGACGCTGCCGAGACCGCTGTGCCTGACCTCGTCGGTCACGATGTTGTCGGCGAGGACGGTGCGCAGGCGTTCCAGCTCCAGGTTGCGGTCGCCGTCATCGATGCGGCTCGCGGCCTCCTCCGCCGCGCGGGCGGGCTCCCTGACGGTGGCGTTGATGCCAGCGATCAAGGCGCGGACGAAGCCCTTCACGGCATCCGGCTTTGCTGCGGCGAAGGCGGGATTGACCACCACGGCAAAGCCATAGGCTTCGCAGCCATAGTCCGCATAGCGGAGCACGACGAGATCGGCTCCAGGCACGCCGCGGTCGCGCAGGTTCACCGCCGAGAGGTAGCTGAAGCCCGCGACTGCATCGACCTGGCCCGCGGAAAGGATCGGCTCGCGCACCGCCGCGCTGATCTTGTGGAATTTGATGCGCGATGCATTGATTCCGTTCTGCTGCGCCAGCGCCGGCCATAGCCGCATCGACAGATCGCCGTCGGCAACGCCGACGGTCTTGCCGTCGAGGTCGGGCAGCAGCTGGATGCCGCGACTCTTGCGCGCGACGATCGCGTAGGGTGCGCGGTTGAACAGCACGAACACGGCCTTGACCGGCGGCGCATGGTCCTTGTCGCGAAAGCGGATCAACTCGTTGATGTCGACGAGCGCGAGCTCGCTGTCGCCCTTGGCGACGCGCGCGAGCGCTTCCGGCGATCCGGCGACGGTGTTGAAGGTCACGCTGAGATGCTCGGCGCCGAAGCTGCCATCCTTCGCGGCCAGGAAGAACGGCGCCATGCTCGCGTCCAGCGGACGGTCGAAGGTGAAGTGAATCGCGACGGAGGGCGCGGCGGTCTCGGCCGCGCCGACATCGCGTGCAATCAGCGCCGCAAGCGAGATCGAGAAGGCCAGCAGGCAACGAAGCGTGATCGTCTTGAATTCCGACATCGGTGGTGCCGGTCCCGCATTGTGATGGTTTCGTGACGCCTGCAGCGCCGGCCGGCAGTCAGTCTCTCCGCGTCAACATGAACGGAGGATGAGCGGTGTTGCGGCATCGTTACGCAACCCTGTTCAGCTTGCGTTGGGGTTGGGGAACCCAACTTAGGTCATGCGGGTTTGTAGGCCATGAGCCTGTCCGCAGGCGTCCGTTCCAGGTCCCAAAGGAGGGCCCAAGACATGTTCGAGCGATTCTCCAAGTTTGCGGGCCGAAAGGCCGTTCTTGCTACCGCCGCGGTGCTGGCGCTGACCACGATTGCCCCGACCGCATCATATGCGGGCGGCCGCCACTGGCATCGTGGTGGAGGCGGCGTGGCCGCAGCTGCGGCTTTCGCTGCCATCGGCACGGGTCTCGCCATCGCCGCCAGCCGCGATGCCTACGCCTATGATTACGGTCCGGGCTACGGCTATTACGGCGGCCCCGCCTATTACAGCGCGCCTGCCTACGGCCCCTATTATGGTCCGGGCCCGAACTTCCAGTATCAGCGCTATGGCGGCACCGCTCCGTCCGAGTATTGCGGCCAGGGCTACTACCAGAATTGCTACTAGCCCGCAGCGAAGGGTTGACCATGACGGGCCGTCGCGCTTGGCGGCGGCCCGTTTTCTGCTTTTATTGTCGCGCGTTAACGCGCTCGCCATTGGTTTAGAGTAGTTTTGAGTACATGAGTGATTCGCTTGAGCGGCTATATCTGGCTGTGCTCGCGGCCAGAGACCTTGATCCGGCAACATCGCGCACGGCCCGGCTGTTTCAGCGCGGTCCTTCCAAAATGGCGAAGAAGCTGGCCGAAGAGGCCATCGAAGTCGTGATCGATGCGGTCAATCGCGACAGCGAGGCCGTGATCCGGGAAAGCGCCGATCTGCTCTACAATCTCACGGTGCTGTGGGCCTCGGCCGGGGTACGCCCCGAGGACGTCTGGCAGGAGATGACCCGGCGTGAGGACATGCTCGGCATTGCCGAGAAGTTGCCGAAATCACCGATGAAGCTGCCCAAAGTCGCGTCACCGCGCGTTTCCGCCAGGCGGCCAATTGTCGCGCTCGAAGGACGCGGGGCGCGCAAGCGCCATTGAGGCGCGGTCAGATCAGGATGAATGGGCCATCGCGCCTAGCCTTTTGTTTGAGCATGCTCTTTTCGGAAAGGCGCCGCGCACGTTTCCCGATCATGCTCTAGAAACGTCATAATTCGCCTCAATCTCGGCATGGACAAATCCGTCCCATGGTGCTTCATCGCGGCGCCATGCTGAAACGTATCTACGACTGGTGCATCGACGCCGCCCACAAGCCCTATGCGCTCTGGATCATGGGCATTGTGTCTTTTGCCGAAAGCTCCTTCTTTCCGGTCCCGCCGGACGTGATGCTGATTCCGATGTCACTGGCGCGACCGGAACGCG
This genomic stretch from Bradyrhizobium daqingense harbors:
- a CDS encoding ABC transporter substrate-binding protein, which produces MSEFKTITLRCLLAFSISLAALIARDVGAAETAAPSVAIHFTFDRPLDASMAPFFLAAKDGSFGAEHLSVTFNTVAGSPEALARVAKGDSELALVDINELIRFRDKDHAPPVKAVFVLFNRAPYAIVARKSRGIQLLPDLDGKTVGVADGDLSMRLWPALAQQNGINASRIKFHKISAAVREPILSAGQVDAVAGFSYLSAVNLRDRGVPGADLVVLRYADYGCEAYGFAVVVNPAFAAAKPDAVKGFVRALIAGINATVREPARAAEEAASRIDDGDRNLELERLRTVLADNIVTDEVRHSGLGSVDRARFERSIGQIAQEFKFRKRPAAGEIFDDQFLPPVAGRLIN
- the hisE gene encoding phosphoribosyl-ATP diphosphatase; the protein is MSDSLERLYLAVLAARDLDPATSRTARLFQRGPSKMAKKLAEEAIEVVIDAVNRDSEAVIRESADLLYNLTVLWASAGVRPEDVWQEMTRREDMLGIAEKLPKSPMKLPKVASPRVSARRPIVALEGRGARKRH